In a single window of the Flavobacterium sp. W4I14 genome:
- a CDS encoding hypothetical protein (product_source=Hypo-rule applied; superfamily=48371; transmembrane_helix_parts=Outside_1_9,TMhelix_10_27,Inside_28_33,TMhelix_34_53,Outside_54_85,TMhelix_86_108,Inside_109_114,TMhelix_115_137,Outside_138_158,TMhelix_159_181,Inside_182_195) yields MSHLKFNPRTLILLLMILAITVLRLLVTFNSDELKFANFSSIGAVALFGGAYFKDHLKAFAFPLLSLFLSDLVLYTTIYKQYVDMFLVQELWTYLAIALMVLAGRFLLKKVNIASLFLSTIVIVFIHWIVSDIGSWYKNPLYTQNLNGFIDCLIKAIPFEIRFLEGTMIYGALLFGAFEILKAKYPVLKLQTQKL; encoded by the coding sequence ATGTCTCATTTAAAATTTAATCCACGCACTTTAATTTTGTTGTTAATGATATTGGCAATAACGGTTTTACGTTTGCTGGTAACATTCAACTCAGATGAATTAAAGTTTGCCAATTTTTCATCAATAGGAGCAGTAGCTTTATTTGGAGGAGCATATTTTAAAGATCATCTTAAAGCATTCGCTTTTCCGCTATTGAGTTTGTTTTTAAGTGATTTAGTACTTTATACAACCATCTATAAACAGTATGTAGATATGTTTTTAGTTCAAGAACTTTGGACATACCTTGCAATTGCATTAATGGTTTTGGCCGGCCGTTTCTTATTAAAGAAGGTAAATATTGCCAGCTTATTCCTATCTACAATCGTTATTGTATTCATCCATTGGATTGTAAGTGATATCGGTTCATGGTATAAAAACCCATTGTATACGCAAAACTTAAATGGTTTTATAGATTGCTTAATTAAAGCCATTCCATTCGAGATCAGATTTTTAGAAGGAACAATGATTTATGGTGCTTTGCTTTTTGGAGCTTTTGAAATTTTAAAAGCAAAATACCCAGTATTAAAACTGCAGACACAAAAGTTGTAG
- a CDS encoding vitamin B12 transporter (product_source=KO:K16092; cath_funfam=2.170.130.10,2.40.170.20; cleavage_site_network=SignalP-noTM; cog=COG4206; ko=KO:K16092; pfam=PF00593,PF07715; superfamily=56935), protein MNKKRMLTVAGLGLAQLMISQVANAQTQDSLQLKDVVISATKNDQKQSQTGKVVTIISREVLERSNGKSLPELISEQAGIIVAGSSSNPGLNKSVFFRGAGSAYAVVLIDGIVQNDPSGNGGAFDLRLISIDQIDHIEILRGGQSTIYGSDAVAGVINIITKKGGPKGNTIYGVASAGSYETYKGTIGLNGGVEGFSYNINYTHAKTDGISEAATPVDNTAIFDKDGFKTDALNANFGIKLDNHFSVNPFVRYYYGNYKFDGGAFTDANNYSILKNFAAGTNAKYEFATGKVTLNYSFESTRNDAHSQYPSINEGRVSLLDLFYNQKLGNKLDLLVGIDNRVMKLSSASNKPETNIFATYGSLFLHDLSVFNLEVGGRYNKHEQYGENYTYSITPSINIIKEIKLFGTVSTAFKVPTLNMLFGQFGANLDLKPEKSKNYEAGVNFSFAGDKFSLRLAGYKRDLTDAIIYAYPNGYINQVSQKTKGFEVEPAVKFSVFNINGYYAYVEGNEFNFVDNAVANYLFRRSKHTFGITAGAQATSNLYVSANYRYFGKRTDGNFNTYTVDNLPAYKLLNAYAEYALAKKRVKIFFDAKNILNEKYSEIIGYNSLDFNFNTGVSFNIR, encoded by the coding sequence CAAAAAATGACCAGAAACAATCACAGACAGGTAAAGTGGTTACGATCATTAGCCGTGAAGTATTGGAGCGCAGTAACGGGAAATCATTGCCAGAACTTATTAGCGAGCAGGCAGGGATTATTGTAGCAGGTTCAAGCAGCAATCCAGGGTTAAACAAATCGGTGTTTTTTAGAGGTGCAGGAAGTGCTTATGCCGTGGTTTTAATTGATGGTATAGTGCAAAACGATCCATCAGGAAACGGAGGTGCATTCGATTTAAGATTGATTTCTATCGATCAGATCGATCACATTGAAATTTTAAGAGGCGGTCAGTCTACCATTTATGGTTCTGATGCTGTTGCAGGTGTAATTAATATCATCACTAAAAAAGGTGGCCCAAAAGGCAATACCATTTATGGTGTGGCCAGTGCAGGCAGTTACGAAACTTACAAAGGAACCATTGGTTTAAACGGTGGTGTTGAAGGTTTTTCGTATAATATTAACTATACCCACGCCAAAACCGATGGAATTTCAGAAGCGGCAACACCTGTGGACAATACAGCCATATTTGATAAAGACGGCTTTAAAACTGATGCCTTAAATGCGAATTTCGGAATCAAACTGGATAACCATTTCTCTGTAAATCCATTTGTACGTTACTATTATGGCAATTACAAGTTCGATGGTGGCGCTTTTACCGATGCAAACAATTATTCTATCCTTAAAAACTTTGCTGCAGGTACCAATGCCAAATACGAATTTGCAACCGGTAAAGTAACGTTAAACTACAGTTTCGAAAGTACCAGAAACGATGCGCATAGCCAGTACCCAAGCATTAACGAAGGAAGGGTATCACTATTGGATTTATTCTACAACCAAAAATTGGGTAACAAACTCGATTTATTGGTGGGTATCGATAACCGTGTGATGAAATTATCATCAGCAAGCAATAAACCGGAAACCAACATTTTTGCCACTTACGGATCATTATTCTTACACGATTTAAGTGTGTTTAACCTTGAAGTTGGCGGACGTTACAATAAACATGAACAATATGGCGAAAACTATACCTACTCAATTACCCCAAGCATCAATATCATTAAGGAGATAAAATTATTTGGAACGGTTTCAACAGCATTTAAAGTCCCTACCTTAAACATGCTTTTTGGTCAGTTTGGTGCTAACTTGGATTTAAAGCCGGAAAAATCGAAGAATTACGAAGCTGGTGTTAATTTTAGCTTTGCTGGCGACAAATTTAGCTTACGTTTAGCAGGTTACAAACGCGATTTAACTGACGCCATTATTTATGCTTACCCTAACGGATACATTAACCAGGTAAGTCAGAAAACCAAAGGTTTCGAAGTTGAGCCAGCAGTTAAATTCAGTGTGTTTAACATTAATGGCTATTACGCTTATGTTGAAGGCAATGAGTTCAACTTTGTTGATAATGCCGTTGCCAACTATCTTTTCCGCAGATCAAAACATACATTTGGCATTACTGCAGGTGCACAGGCTACGAGCAATTTATATGTAAGTGCAAATTACCGTTATTTCGGTAAACGTACCGATGGTAATTTTAACACGTATACAGTCGACAATCTACCTGCTTATAAATTGTTAAATGCTTATGCCGAATATGCATTGGCAAAGAAACGCGTAAAGATATTTTTTGATGCAAAAAACATTCTGAACGAAAAATACAGCGAAATTATTGGTTACAATAGCCTGGACTTCAACTTTAATACGGGTGTAAGTTTTAATATCCGCTAA